The following are encoded in a window of Candidatus Ozemobacteraceae bacterium genomic DNA:
- a CDS encoding phosphodiester glycosidase family protein, whose product MTHHGVAVPNRNAIVLLTILFILLQYQPAPCQSLKQSVRGFLGELSQAVGGEVGSLPAGIDRINLPGVKGLRVSQGIGKLDLHAWNGEPGLLHQFRTAVASDGSLVAAINGSFFGTQGVLGQLVVSGKRPPNVRQMPASFSRCFIAVLKGPGFPRWVLGETAVHGASLCLPEFFTSSRFNRPIRDSDRLEHLLGGGGWIIRDRKDVHMEAYGRQKFRFRKEDQDSRHSVVAMDSEDNLYLLVFETGANLAAVAKMLRTRPEFRDVTDAIFLDGGSSSVMVANGAYLVPPLYLVDKARYTAIFVRLAGWTPGKP is encoded by the coding sequence ATGACTCACCACGGCGTTGCTGTTCCGAACCGAAACGCAATCGTCCTGCTGACGATTCTGTTCATTCTGCTGCAGTATCAGCCGGCCCCGTGCCAGTCGTTGAAACAGTCGGTGAGAGGCTTCCTCGGCGAACTTTCCCAGGCGGTCGGCGGCGAGGTCGGATCCCTGCCGGCAGGCATCGACAGGATCAACCTTCCGGGCGTAAAAGGGCTTCGCGTTTCTCAGGGAATCGGCAAACTGGATCTGCATGCCTGGAACGGCGAACCGGGGCTTCTGCACCAGTTCAGAACGGCCGTTGCTTCAGACGGAAGCCTGGTCGCCGCGATCAACGGCTCGTTTTTCGGCACGCAGGGCGTTCTCGGACAACTCGTCGTTTCCGGGAAGCGGCCGCCGAACGTCCGTCAGATGCCGGCTTCCTTTTCCCGGTGTTTCATCGCCGTTCTCAAAGGCCCCGGTTTCCCGAGATGGGTTCTCGGCGAGACGGCGGTTCACGGGGCATCTCTCTGTCTTCCCGAGTTCTTCACGTCGAGCCGCTTCAACCGGCCGATCAGGGACAGCGACCGACTCGAGCACCTTCTCGGGGGCGGCGGCTGGATCATCCGGGACCGGAAAGACGTCCACATGGAGGCCTACGGACGGCAGAAATTCCGGTTCCGGAAAGAGGATCAGGACTCCCGGCATTCCGTGGTCGCGATGGATTCCGAGGACAACCTGTATCTTCTCGTGTTCGAAACGGGTGCGAATCTCGCAGCCGTCGCGAAGATGCTGCGAACCAGGCCGGAATTTCGAGATGTGACGGACGCCATCTTCCTCGACGGCGGCTCCTCGTCAGTGATGGTCGCGAACGGCGCGTATCTCGTCCCGCCTTTGTATCTCGTCGACAAGGCCCGCTACACAGCCATCTTCGTGCGGCTGGCCGGCTGGACTCCCGGGAAGCCATGA
- a CDS encoding YgiQ family radical SAM protein, whose product MNGSGYPPISALGRIDMQGRSGPFDVILVSGDAYVDHPAFPAAAVARRLEALGASVAVIAQPDWKSTDAFTVFGRPNLFFGVTAGAMDSMVSNYTSMKMPRREDRLSPGGRTGLRPKRAVQVYTQRLREAFPGVPIVLGGIEASLRRFAHYDFWEDKIRDPMLVDAPASLLVYGMAESVLGAVVDWYRSQASRERGAWPTIPQTCVRVPHDSWRERLRGNIRVLPTVDACRKEPARFMELSVMLDTSVRPDAPILVQPHPKGDVVSFPPSPDGMAAEPGLLDHLRFQRRTHPVYGEPVPGLEPVQFSVVSHRGCLGACAFCALAAHQGRIIRSRTPDEILKEIRSFTRHPDFRGTVPDVGGPSVNMYGWECGVGGCATGVCTSPNLCGNVRGGLFPLADLLRKAREIPGIKHVFLGSGLRYDLIRNEDWPAFQEIIRHHISGQLKVAPEHVDRDVLRLMRKGADADFAAFVDRFKRETAAAGLRLYLVPYFMTAFPGSAGKDGAIAETVRRLRLVHEQIQEFTPTPATIGTAMYATGLTPDGQSVRVSRSVEERGTGRREIQSGNRRDRKR is encoded by the coding sequence ATGAACGGATCAGGCTATCCTCCCATCTCCGCTCTCGGCAGGATCGACATGCAGGGCCGATCGGGGCCGTTCGATGTCATTCTCGTGAGCGGCGACGCCTACGTCGATCATCCGGCGTTTCCTGCAGCGGCAGTCGCCAGGCGGCTCGAAGCCCTGGGAGCGAGCGTTGCGGTGATCGCCCAGCCCGACTGGAAATCGACCGACGCGTTCACGGTCTTCGGCCGGCCGAACCTGTTTTTCGGCGTGACGGCCGGGGCGATGGACAGCATGGTTTCGAACTACACCTCGATGAAGATGCCGCGCCGCGAAGACCGATTGTCCCCGGGCGGCCGGACGGGGCTGCGGCCGAAACGGGCCGTCCAGGTCTACACGCAGCGGCTCCGCGAGGCCTTTCCCGGCGTGCCGATCGTGCTCGGCGGCATCGAGGCGTCGCTCAGGCGTTTCGCGCATTACGACTTCTGGGAAGACAAGATCCGGGATCCGATGCTCGTCGATGCGCCCGCAAGCCTTCTCGTCTACGGCATGGCGGAGTCGGTTCTGGGCGCCGTCGTCGACTGGTACCGGTCGCAGGCGAGCCGCGAGCGGGGCGCCTGGCCGACGATCCCGCAGACCTGCGTCCGGGTTCCGCACGACTCGTGGCGCGAGCGCCTGAGGGGGAACATCAGGGTGCTGCCGACGGTCGACGCGTGCCGGAAGGAACCGGCACGGTTCATGGAACTTTCGGTCATGCTCGATACGTCAGTTCGTCCCGATGCGCCGATTCTCGTTCAGCCGCACCCGAAGGGCGACGTCGTCTCCTTCCCGCCGTCCCCCGACGGCATGGCGGCCGAACCCGGGCTTCTCGACCATCTCCGGTTCCAACGGCGCACCCACCCGGTCTACGGAGAGCCGGTTCCCGGCCTCGAACCGGTCCAGTTTTCCGTCGTGTCCCACCGTGGATGCCTCGGCGCCTGCGCGTTCTGCGCGCTGGCGGCACATCAGGGCCGTATCATCCGATCGCGGACTCCCGACGAGATTCTGAAGGAAATCCGATCGTTCACGCGCCATCCCGACTTCCGCGGCACCGTTCCCGACGTCGGCGGACCATCGGTGAACATGTATGGCTGGGAATGCGGCGTCGGCGGCTGCGCGACCGGCGTCTGCACCTCCCCGAACCTATGCGGGAACGTCCGCGGCGGTCTCTTCCCCCTCGCTGACCTGTTGCGGAAGGCGCGCGAAATCCCCGGCATCAAGCACGTGTTTCTCGGCTCCGGCCTCAGATACGACCTGATCAGGAATGAAGACTGGCCCGCCTTTCAGGAAATTATACGGCACCATATATCCGGCCAACTCAAGGTGGCTCCCGAGCACGTCGACCGTGACGTCCTGCGCCTCATGAGGAAAGGTGCCGATGCCGATTTCGCGGCGTTCGTCGACAGGTTCAAGCGTGAGACGGCAGCGGCAGGGCTCAGATTGTATCTTGTCCCGTATTTCATGACCGCTTTTCCCGGTTCGGCGGGAAAGGACGGCGCAATCGCCGAAACCGTCCGCAGACTCCGTCTCGTGCACGAGCAGATCCAGGAGTTCACGCCGACGCCCGCGACGATCGGCACGGCGATGTATGCAACCGGCCTCACGCCCGACGGGCAGTCCGTCCGCGTTTCCCGGAGCGTTGAGGAACGCGGAACCGGACGACGTGAAATTCAGTCGGGGAACCGGCGTGACCGAAAACGCTGA
- a CDS encoding GNAT family N-acetyltransferase, whose translation MTENAERRRAWLEFLAGHEEAFNEEFHLLTTGRKHVECLPPDGVHAGAGWFLVHADTQAGEWNLAHAFGRPTEYLEHLRLYPPQVEFHLLVPLTDAPAVSSYLGTDSIEHLTWFRDAGTPWMPSTTAGHGSSADGLEFLHRAENADGLAAGTEDALYEAIYAREHGSVVGLVKCIHLTPHTAEVYIETSPGWRNRGIASRLLGEMLRRMRRRGLRLLYVVSAENAPSLRLAEKAGLKAFQTLSRFPFTRRA comes from the coding sequence GTGACCGAAAACGCTGAACGGCGCCGGGCTTGGCTCGAGTTTCTCGCCGGGCATGAAGAGGCGTTCAACGAAGAGTTCCATCTCCTGACGACTGGCAGAAAACACGTCGAATGCCTGCCGCCTGATGGCGTGCATGCGGGGGCGGGATGGTTTCTCGTGCATGCCGACACGCAGGCCGGCGAATGGAACCTCGCGCACGCGTTCGGCCGGCCGACGGAGTATCTGGAACATCTCCGTCTGTACCCGCCGCAAGTCGAGTTCCATCTGCTCGTTCCGCTCACGGATGCACCCGCCGTTTCGTCATATCTCGGGACCGACTCCATCGAACACCTGACCTGGTTTCGCGACGCGGGAACACCTTGGATGCCTTCCACCACAGCCGGTCATGGTTCTTCCGCCGACGGCCTTGAATTTCTTCACAGGGCGGAAAACGCCGACGGACTCGCCGCCGGGACCGAGGATGCCCTGTACGAAGCCATCTACGCCCGAGAACACGGCTCCGTCGTCGGCCTCGTGAAATGCATCCATCTCACCCCGCATACCGCAGAAGTGTATATCGAAACGTCGCCCGGCTGGCGCAACCGGGGTATCGCCAGCCGGTTGCTCGGGGAAATGCTCAGACGCATGCGCCGCCGCGGTCTGAGGCTTCTCTACGTCGTTTCCGCCGAGAATGCCCCCTCCCTCCGTCTCGCAGAAAAAGCCGGCCTGAAGGCGTTCCAGACGCTGAGCCGCTTCCCCTTCACGAGGCGCGCCTAG
- a CDS encoding sugar phosphate nucleotidyltransferase: MNAVIMAGGFGTRLRPITCNVPKPMVPLANMPMMEHIVNLLKKYDLKQIVSVLYFQPEVITKHFGDGSDFGIKMDYVMATADYGTAGSIKNSEEYLKGKRFIIISGDVLTDFDLSAAIKFHEERKAMATIVLTRVSNPLEYGVVITGADGRIERFLEKPSWGEVFSDTINTGIYILEPEILEHIPSKTEFDFSKNLFPHMLKEKLPLYGYIAEGYWKDIGDINEYRLAHKDVLNGNVQIQIPGERLNVIGRDAWVGANTKMGRRVNMKGGVIIGANCVVEDGVELENCILGDGCVVKGGSKIVDSILWERVYVGNKAHITEGIVGADTHVRDGATLEAGVVVSEECRIGDHATVRSNVKIWPRKVVEDGSTVFSSIVWSDKWTKSLFSNYGISGLGNLEITPELAAKVGAAFGSTLPKGASVNCSRSSHKICRIINRALICGITSSGVNVADLRVMPSPVARFKPTAFRRAGGIHVGMVANDPNQIEIRIFDAEGRELAPTSQKSIERLFNREDFRRVSMQDVGDIVFPPRVAEFYSNELLNNVDTEIVRKRALKIVVDFAYSGASGIFSAFIGKLGCEVISLNTFQDEEKVHKSGVNPKTSLENVSEIVKSLRADLGLLLDSDAEKITIIDDKGRPLVGEVALVAWVKLILDMIPNARIAVPVSATDAIDLLAKKTGGTVIRTKTNGRALMTAAVSDNVSFCGNGDGCTIFPAFQPVFDGMISTAKLLEILARAGKPLSELVDDLPKFHTRSKNIPCPWEAKGKVMRHAMEFAKDRQTQLIDGVKVLLGEGEWALILPDPDKPFVNITVEAGSEKRADDLLSRTVNDVDHWKAADS, from the coding sequence ATGAACGCTGTAATCATGGCAGGTGGGTTCGGAACCCGGCTCCGGCCGATCACGTGCAATGTTCCCAAGCCGATGGTGCCCCTGGCGAACATGCCGATGATGGAGCACATCGTCAATCTACTGAAAAAATACGATCTGAAGCAGATCGTATCGGTTCTCTACTTCCAGCCGGAAGTCATCACGAAGCATTTCGGCGACGGATCGGACTTCGGCATCAAGATGGACTACGTGATGGCCACGGCCGATTACGGAACCGCGGGCAGCATCAAGAATTCCGAAGAGTATCTCAAGGGGAAGCGGTTCATCATCATCTCCGGCGACGTTCTCACCGATTTCGACCTCTCGGCCGCCATCAAGTTCCACGAGGAACGCAAGGCGATGGCGACGATCGTGCTGACGAGGGTCTCGAATCCCCTCGAATACGGCGTCGTCATTACCGGCGCCGACGGCAGGATCGAGCGGTTCCTCGAAAAGCCGAGTTGGGGCGAGGTGTTTTCGGATACCATCAATACCGGCATCTATATTCTCGAGCCGGAGATCCTCGAGCATATCCCCTCGAAGACCGAGTTCGATTTCAGCAAGAACCTCTTTCCGCACATGCTGAAAGAGAAACTGCCGCTGTACGGATACATCGCCGAGGGCTACTGGAAGGATATCGGCGACATCAACGAATACCGGCTGGCCCACAAGGACGTCCTGAACGGAAACGTCCAGATCCAGATCCCGGGCGAGCGCCTGAACGTGATCGGCCGGGACGCTTGGGTCGGCGCCAACACGAAGATGGGGCGGCGCGTGAACATGAAGGGCGGTGTCATCATCGGCGCCAACTGCGTGGTCGAGGACGGCGTCGAGCTCGAGAACTGCATCCTGGGCGACGGCTGCGTCGTGAAGGGCGGCTCGAAAATCGTCGATTCGATTCTCTGGGAGCGCGTCTACGTCGGCAACAAGGCCCACATCACCGAGGGCATCGTCGGGGCGGACACGCACGTGCGCGACGGCGCGACGCTCGAGGCGGGCGTCGTCGTCAGCGAGGAGTGCCGCATCGGCGACCACGCGACCGTGCGCAGCAACGTGAAGATCTGGCCCCGCAAGGTTGTCGAGGACGGCTCGACGGTCTTCAGCAGCATCGTCTGGAGCGACAAGTGGACGAAGAGCCTGTTCTCGAACTACGGCATATCCGGCCTCGGGAATCTCGAGATCACCCCGGAACTGGCCGCGAAGGTCGGCGCCGCGTTCGGCAGCACACTGCCCAAGGGCGCGAGCGTAAACTGTTCGCGCAGCAGTCATAAAATATGCAGAATTATAAATCGAGCGCTGATCTGCGGCATCACCTCTTCCGGCGTGAACGTAGCCGACCTGCGGGTCATGCCGAGTCCGGTCGCGCGGTTCAAGCCGACCGCGTTCAGGCGGGCGGGCGGTATCCACGTCGGCATGGTCGCGAATGACCCGAACCAGATCGAGATCCGCATCTTCGACGCCGAGGGCCGCGAACTTGCCCCGACGAGCCAGAAGTCGATCGAGCGGCTGTTCAACCGCGAGGACTTCCGGCGCGTCTCGATGCAGGACGTCGGCGACATCGTGTTTCCCCCGCGGGTCGCCGAGTTTTACAGCAATGAACTGCTCAACAACGTCGACACCGAGATCGTTCGCAAGCGCGCGCTGAAAATCGTGGTCGATTTTGCCTACAGCGGCGCCAGCGGCATCTTCTCGGCCTTCATCGGCAAGCTCGGCTGCGAGGTTATCTCGCTCAACACCTTCCAGGACGAGGAGAAAGTCCACAAATCGGGCGTCAACCCGAAGACCTCGCTCGAGAACGTCTCCGAGATCGTCAAGTCGCTCCGGGCCGACCTGGGGCTGCTGCTCGACTCGGACGCCGAAAAGATCACGATCATCGACGACAAGGGCCGCCCCCTGGTCGGCGAGGTCGCGCTCGTGGCCTGGGTCAAACTGATCCTCGACATGATCCCGAACGCCCGGATCGCCGTGCCCGTCTCGGCGACGGACGCGATCGACCTGCTCGCCAAGAAGACCGGCGGAACCGTCATTCGCACCAAGACCAACGGCCGCGCCCTGATGACTGCCGCGGTCTCGGACAACGTCTCGTTCTGCGGGAACGGTGACGGCTGCACGATCTTCCCGGCGTTCCAGCCGGTGTTCGACGGCATGATCTCGACCGCGAAGCTTCTCGAGATTCTGGCCAGGGCCGGGAAGCCGCTCTCGGAACTCGTCGACGATCTGCCGAAATTTCACACCCGCAGCAAGAACATCCCCTGTCCCTGGGAGGCCAAGGGAAAGGTCATGCGCCACGCGATGGAGTTCGCCAAAGACCGCCAGACCCAATTGATCGACGGCGTCAAGGTGCTTCTTGGCGAGGGCGAGTGGGCGCTCATCCTCCCGGACCCCGACAAGCCTTTCGTCAACATCACCGTCGAAGCCGGGTCGGAGAAGCGCGCCGACGATCTGCTCTCTCGCACCGTGAACGACGTCGACCACTGGAAGGCCGCCGATTCCTGA
- a CDS encoding LL-diaminopimelate aminotransferase yields MTTKLKPARRILELPPYVFKRIDDRKRELTSAGFNLLNFGIGDPDLPTPDFVIEAMDRAMRDTSNQKYPAYEGCAQFREAVSRYMLDRFGVDLDPKTEVMALIGSKEGLAHFAWAYIDENDVALVPDPAYPVYKTTTEFSGGEAHIMPLLERNGFLPDLSRIPDSIARRAKTMYINYPNNPTGAVASEKQLAAIVEWARKHEVIIVSDAAYAELTYDPSDRRSILSIPGAKDVAIEFHSFSKIFNMTGWRVGFAVGNPALIAGLLKIKTNVDSGVFDAIQLACVSGLSHVGPHLDSLRATYTRRRDAMVSILGEFGLKFHPPRGAFYLWANCPPGTTSEGFTMKLMEETGIVTTPGTGFGKHGEGYVRFALTQSVEAIAGLRSRLEKFRNSMTV; encoded by the coding sequence ATGACGACGAAACTCAAGCCCGCAAGACGCATTCTCGAGCTTCCGCCCTATGTGTTCAAGCGTATCGACGACCGAAAACGCGAGTTGACCTCCGCGGGTTTCAATCTCCTGAATTTCGGCATCGGCGATCCGGATCTTCCGACGCCGGATTTCGTCATCGAAGCGATGGATCGCGCCATGCGAGACACCTCGAACCAGAAATACCCCGCGTATGAGGGATGCGCCCAGTTCCGTGAGGCCGTTTCCAGGTATATGCTCGACAGGTTCGGGGTCGACCTCGATCCGAAAACAGAGGTGATGGCCCTGATCGGCTCGAAGGAAGGACTGGCGCATTTCGCCTGGGCATACATCGACGAGAACGACGTCGCCCTCGTTCCCGACCCGGCATATCCGGTATACAAAACCACGACGGAGTTCTCGGGAGGCGAAGCGCACATCATGCCGCTCCTCGAGCGAAACGGCTTTCTTCCCGATCTGTCGAGAATCCCCGATTCGATCGCGCGGCGGGCAAAAACGATGTATATCAATTACCCGAATAATCCGACCGGGGCTGTCGCATCCGAAAAGCAGCTCGCCGCCATCGTCGAATGGGCCCGGAAACACGAAGTCATCATCGTCTCGGATGCCGCATACGCTGAACTGACGTACGATCCGTCCGACCGGCGCAGCATCCTTTCGATTCCGGGCGCGAAAGATGTCGCGATCGAGTTTCACTCATTCAGTAAAATCTTCAACATGACCGGCTGGCGCGTCGGATTCGCCGTTGGAAATCCAGCCCTGATCGCCGGTCTTCTCAAGATCAAGACCAACGTCGATTCCGGCGTCTTCGACGCGATTCAGCTTGCCTGCGTTTCCGGACTCTCGCACGTCGGTCCCCATCTCGACAGCCTTCGCGCGACATACACCCGGCGCCGGGATGCCATGGTTTCGATTCTCGGCGAGTTCGGCCTGAAATTCCATCCGCCCCGCGGGGCTTTTTATCTCTGGGCGAATTGTCCACCCGGCACGACATCAGAAGGGTTCACGATGAAACTCATGGAGGAAACGGGAATCGTGACGACACCCGGCACCGGTTTCGGAAAACACGGCGAGGGCTACGTTCGGTTCGCCCTCACCCAATCCGTCGAAGCGATCGCCGGCCTCCGCTCCCGACTCGAAAAATTCCGCAATTCCATGACCGTCTGA
- a CDS encoding amidohydrolase: MNSSPRLFVRCDGRDGPDYAKTAFDSFVVDEGVFAEIGTGLNANPAYAGLERIDLGGATVLPAFADAHVHFMQTGLTLMGCCFDACRSLRDVFDALAAFVRTDGHDWIFGWNLDETQLKEGRLPTIAELDRIVGPRKLWLSRIDLHSAIPSSATVEWARNIDAAYLPENGRFIRDAYNRLATLVIGSLPAAMKRAALEKARRYCLSAGVTSVHALEGGWSASKDDVAMIADFLARPGFHGHVYHQTEDPSLALERGWPRLGGCLFIDGSFGSRTAALTTPYADNPSTSGVVYRDAANIESLIGTCATHGLQLAMHAIGDRAIASLVDAHLAWRDRSAPPPVPHRIEHFELPGRETIRRAKDAGLLISMQPAFEVLWGGDSGMYALRLGDRHRMTNPFRSVLDAGLRIAGGSDSPVTPVDPFLGIHGFLNHPNAGERATLNEALRAFIVEPHAFAVSHPDRGRFRRSFRADFVCVSRDPFKIDPRELRTVRVARTFVGGCEIS, encoded by the coding sequence ATGAACTCCTCCCCTCGCCTGTTCGTTCGTTGCGACGGCCGTGACGGCCCCGACTATGCGAAGACCGCGTTCGACTCGTTCGTCGTCGACGAGGGCGTATTCGCCGAAATAGGTACCGGACTGAACGCGAACCCGGCATACGCAGGTCTCGAGCGGATCGATCTCGGGGGCGCGACGGTCCTGCCGGCGTTCGCCGACGCCCACGTGCACTTCATGCAGACCGGCCTGACCCTGATGGGATGTTGTTTCGACGCATGCAGGTCCCTCCGGGACGTCTTCGACGCTCTCGCCGCGTTCGTCAGAACCGACGGTCACGACTGGATCTTCGGCTGGAATCTCGACGAAACGCAGTTGAAGGAAGGCCGGCTTCCGACGATCGCCGAACTCGACCGCATCGTCGGCCCGCGCAAGCTCTGGCTGTCGCGCATCGACCTTCACTCGGCGATTCCCAGCTCCGCCACGGTGGAATGGGCCCGGAACATCGATGCCGCGTATCTGCCTGAAAACGGCCGATTCATCAGGGATGCCTACAACCGTCTTGCAACGCTCGTCATCGGCTCACTACCGGCCGCCATGAAACGGGCGGCACTGGAAAAGGCGCGTCGATACTGTCTGTCCGCAGGCGTCACCTCCGTTCATGCGCTCGAAGGCGGTTGGAGCGCGTCGAAAGATGATGTGGCGATGATCGCCGACTTCCTCGCCAGGCCGGGGTTCCACGGCCACGTGTATCATCAGACGGAAGACCCCTCGCTCGCACTTGAGCGCGGCTGGCCGCGTCTCGGCGGCTGCCTGTTCATCGACGGTTCGTTCGGGTCCCGCACGGCTGCCCTGACGACTCCCTATGCCGACAATCCCTCGACAAGCGGCGTCGTCTACCGCGATGCCGCGAACATCGAATCGCTCATCGGAACATGCGCCACGCACGGCCTTCAACTCGCGATGCACGCGATCGGCGACCGTGCGATCGCCTCGCTCGTCGACGCCCACCTTGCGTGGCGCGATCGATCGGCCCCGCCCCCCGTTCCACACAGAATCGAGCATTTCGAACTGCCGGGCCGGGAAACGATACGCCGCGCGAAGGACGCAGGACTGCTGATATCGATGCAGCCGGCCTTCGAAGTGCTGTGGGGAGGCGACTCCGGGATGTATGCCCTTCGTCTGGGCGATCGGCACCGGATGACGAACCCGTTCAGATCCGTTCTCGATGCCGGATTGCGAATCGCTGGCGGCTCGGACAGTCCCGTCACTCCCGTGGACCCCTTTCTCGGAATCCACGGGTTCCTCAATCACCCCAACGCGGGCGAGCGCGCGACGCTCAACGAAGCACTGCGTGCCTTCATCGTTGAGCCCCATGCGTTCGCCGTCTCCCACCCCGATCGAGGTCGGTTCCGCAGGTCGTTCAGAGCCGATTTCGTCTGTGTGTCGAGAGATCCGTTCAAAATCGATCCGCGCGAGCTGCGAACCGTCCGGGTCGCGCGAACCTTCGTCGGAGGATGCGAAATATCATGA
- a CDS encoding OPT family oligopeptide transporter, with amino-acid sequence MDSTHEKKLTPEELELNWYRNVYQGDDMPQLTLRAIIMGSLLGGFMSLSNLYVGLKTGWGLGVAITACILSFAIYKTLRTLFPTWFPTDMSILENNCMQSTASSAGYSTGGTMCSAISAYLLVTGAHMSWPILAAWTFCLAALGVFMAIPMKRQMINIEQLKFPSGIAAAETLKSLHAAGQDAVDKARSLGIAGLFGGVIAWFRDAALPASMAIPSHAHFPGSLLGLPLIRWTIGFEMSAIMIAAGSIMGWKIAWSLLGSAVINYGFLAPAMVNAGAIDTVNTSLPVLMPALLGKGWQIVATLPVIGDSINTGIAAFWAPCQDLYDVLLLKKAGFMALVNQTFVPLLASADGGAGALKLGYRSIVSWSTWTGASIMVASGLLAFALQWKTVLRAFSGLFDVFSPRKSATEDPLAAIEVPSSWFVSGMLLSGLGCMAVLHYAFDTTWSMGFIAVLCTFFLSIVACRATGESDMTPVGAMGKITQLVFGVLAPSNLVTNLMTASVTAGAAGSSADLLTDLKSGYLLGANPRRQFIAQFLGIFAGTLVVVPAFYLLVPDASILGTDKWPAPSAQVWAAVARLLGSGLGALHETARWGMLIGCLIGVGLVLLAEYAPKKLKPFVPSATGVGLAMVIPFFNSLSMFIGAVIAMVLEKRSPAFAEKYIIPVASGIIAGESIMGIVVALLTAAGIIGG; translated from the coding sequence ATGGATTCGACCCACGAGAAGAAACTGACTCCCGAAGAACTCGAACTGAACTGGTACAGGAACGTGTATCAGGGCGACGACATGCCCCAGCTGACCCTGCGCGCCATTATCATGGGCTCGCTGCTTGGCGGCTTCATGTCGCTGTCGAACCTGTACGTCGGTCTCAAGACCGGCTGGGGCCTCGGTGTCGCAATCACGGCGTGCATCCTCAGTTTCGCGATCTATAAAACGCTCAGAACCCTTTTCCCGACATGGTTTCCGACCGACATGTCGATTCTCGAGAACAACTGCATGCAGTCGACGGCCAGTTCGGCCGGTTACTCGACGGGCGGCACGATGTGTTCGGCGATCTCGGCGTATCTTCTCGTGACCGGCGCCCACATGTCCTGGCCGATTCTCGCCGCCTGGACGTTCTGCCTCGCCGCTCTGGGCGTGTTCATGGCGATTCCGATGAAGCGACAGATGATCAACATCGAGCAGCTCAAGTTCCCGAGCGGCATCGCCGCCGCCGAAACCCTCAAAAGTCTCCATGCGGCCGGCCAGGACGCGGTCGACAAGGCCCGCTCGCTCGGGATCGCCGGCCTGTTCGGCGGCGTGATCGCCTGGTTCCGCGATGCCGCGCTTCCGGCGTCGATGGCGATTCCGAGCCATGCGCATTTCCCCGGCAGCCTTCTCGGCCTGCCGCTCATCCGCTGGACGATCGGGTTCGAGATGAGCGCCATCATGATCGCCGCCGGTTCGATCATGGGCTGGAAGATCGCCTGGTCGCTCCTCGGCAGCGCCGTGATCAACTACGGTTTTCTCGCCCCCGCCATGGTCAATGCCGGCGCGATCGATACCGTGAACACCAGCCTGCCGGTCCTGATGCCCGCCCTGCTCGGAAAGGGCTGGCAGATCGTCGCGACCCTGCCGGTGATCGGCGACTCGATCAACACGGGGATCGCCGCGTTCTGGGCTCCCTGCCAGGACCTCTACGACGTTCTTCTGCTCAAGAAGGCCGGCTTCATGGCCCTGGTCAATCAGACATTCGTTCCCCTGCTGGCCTCCGCAGACGGCGGCGCTGGCGCGCTCAAGCTCGGGTATCGTTCGATCGTGAGCTGGAGCACCTGGACCGGCGCCTCGATCATGGTCGCCTCCGGCCTTCTCGCGTTCGCCCTCCAGTGGAAGACCGTTCTTCGGGCCTTCAGCGGCCTGTTCGACGTGTTCTCCCCGAGAAAATCAGCCACGGAAGATCCTCTTGCCGCGATCGAAGTGCCTTCGTCCTGGTTCGTCAGCGGCATGCTGCTCTCGGGGCTCGGCTGCATGGCCGTTCTCCATTACGCCTTCGACACGACCTGGTCGATGGGCTTCATCGCCGTTCTGTGCACGTTCTTCCTCTCGATCGTCGCCTGCCGCGCGACGGGCGAATCCGACATGACCCCCGTCGGCGCCATGGGCAAGATCACCCAGCTCGTCTTCGGCGTCCTCGCCCCCTCGAACCTCGTCACGAACCTGATGACCGCCAGCGTCACCGCCGGCGCCGCCGGCTCGTCGGCCGATCTTCTCACCGACCTCAAGAGCGGTTATCTTCTCGGCGCCAACCCGCGCCGCCAGTTCATCGCCCAGTTTCTCGGCATCTTCGCCGGCACCCTCGTGGTCGTACCGGCCTTCTACCTGCTCGTGCCCGATGCGAGCATCCTCGGCACCGACAAGTGGCCGGCCCCCTCAGCGCAGGTCTGGGCCGCCGTCGCCCGCCTCCTCGGAAGCGGCCTCGGTGCTCTTCATGAAACCGCCCGCTGGGGCATGCTCATCGGGTGTCTGATCGGCGTCGGCCTCGTGTTGCTGGCCGAATACGCCCCGAAGAAACTCAAACCGTTCGTTCCCTCAGCGACGGGTGTGGGGCTGGCGATGGTCATCCCGTTCTTCAACTCGCTCTCCATGTTCATCGGCGCCGTGATCGCCATGGTCCTCGAAAAGCGCTCCCCGGCATTCGCCGAGAAATACATCATTCCCGTCGCATCGGGAATAATCGCCGGCGAATCCATCATGGGAATCGTCGTTGCCCTGCTCACTGCCGCCGGAATCATCGGTGGATGA